ACCGAGATTTTAAAATACAATTCAAGTTTCAATGGCTCTAATCTGAATAGTGATGATTTCATAAACACGATGACGTTTAGTGACGAGCAGATGACAACCGATAATATCCCCATGTTGATAAAGTCACATCTCAGCCAGTACCTGTTCCCAAACCGCTTAGGGATGGGTAACACAAAAGATGAAACTTGCTTCCCAATGCCTACCATGGTTGTAAAAGAAGAAAATGTCAAGGCACCGCGAGCGCTACTGCATTACTCGATAAACTTCTCGAAAAGCGTGCTGTATCCATACAAGGAAAATGCCACACCTATAGATAGGACCGTAAGCTCCATGACCGACCTTAAATGGAACCACGATATAAACAGTCAAAACGCGAGTGAGGCATACTTAAACGTGTTGATGATGTTGTTGCGAAGCGAACTAATTAAGCGCCGAGTGAGCCCCCAGAACGCTAAGTATTTTTGGGCGTACCCTCGTTCGTTTTCAAAAGTTGACACCGATAAGTACGATAAAATGTGGAGCAGAATGTTGCCAGAGCCAGCAGTGAGTAAAACTGACGAAAGTAAGGCCGCTCTTCTATACTTTGATCACATAGGCATGGTTTCAGCTAACAATCCTGGCATGGTAATCATAGCTGATGTAGGCGGAGGATCTTCAGATGTATCAGTCTGGCATAATAGTGAGATATGTTTGCTTAACAGCTCTCTCTGGGCAGGAAGAGACCTCGCTGGCTTCAAGGACGTTCAAGGCTTCTATTCTGTGCTTCTGGACACATTGAAATCTCAGTTCCCTGATATTGCAAATCAGTATGTGAGAAATGATGATCCTCAAACTCTCCTGAATTACATCCTGTATTCCCTCCCGGATGACACATTGGTTCAATACACACTCAGCGATCGATTCTACAAAGTGAGATTCCTGATTATCTATTTCTTCAGCTCTCTATTCTACGAAATCGGAATTCAAAGCCGAAGATTTGTGGACAATGCGGTTGATTCTGTGGATATATGTTTGGCTGGCAACGGCTCGCGCTTTGCTTGTTGGAGCGGGAGAATTGGAAGTGTCAGCGATTTAGATGCGGATATATACAAAGCCGTGATAAGGAAATCGATGGGGCTTGATGAAAAAGCAAAAATCAGGATACTTACTTCGCAAGCTAAGAAATGGGAGGTTGCTGTTGGCCTGTGCGAAGGGAGAGAAGAGCTATTCAGAAAGGAAGCTGAATACTTGCCAGTGATTGGGGAAAGCATTTCCATTCTGGGCAGAGATTTTTCATCAATCTATAGAATCGATGAGTTTGACGAGATTGCCCAAAATCATGTGAAAGAATTGGATCTTGATGCAAGAAATTCAGATCTGGCCAGATTCCACGATGTGCTATTTGAAGCCATGGAGAGTTCAGAGTTGTATCGTAAAGAACTGAAAACGGATTCGGCTTTAAGTAATCTGTCGGTTATCAATACCGAGCTCCTGGGGGATTGGAACAACCTCGTCGGACAGATCAGAACGATGGCTGGAGACAACATTCAAAACCTCAGCTCTATTTCAAGCTCGCTGTTTATTCTGGGCATGAAGGCGACTATCAGAAGGCTGCACAAGTATCTTTCGCAGGTGTGACGGATATGGGCTTACTAGATTGGATTTTCGTGATTCTGCTCATTTTGTTATGTGGCGCGGTAGGTCTTCTCTATTGGTTGTTTATCAAAGAAAGAAATGAACTGATCAATCAGTTCAGAAACCTGCACAGACGCATTGATAGACTTCCGGGGGACTCCAACAACACCCGTTCTATCGTAAAGCGGGTTGAATCACTGGAAGCGAATGTTAAGGGCATCCTTAAACCAAACAATGGGAAAAAGCAACCAATCAATGTAAATGGGACCTCCTTTTCCAAGAGGGATGATCAAAGAGTGGTCACATCTTACAACACTGAAACATCCACCCCCTCTGACCAGAAGGAGACAAAGCCCAAAACTGACTCCGATAATGACGTGGGCTCTCGTATCTGGGTGAAAAAAACTACAGATGGGCTTCATAGGCTCGAGCTAGCAGAAAAACCTACTGATATTTACCTTTCTCATCAAGGAAACAGATTTATCTTGCATATTGTCAGGCTGGAGCCATCCAATCTTTCCAACATCGTGATCCTTTACGGCGATGTATTAGATATTCCCGCAGGATTCGAGTCTGTAAAGAGCCTGGAAATGGTGGATCATCCTATGTATGAAGAGCAGCATGGCAGTTATGTTTTTATCTCAAAGGGGAAAATCAAAGTAAATCAATAAGGAGACATTCATGTCAACACCCATCGTTTGGATACTGATACTGGGATTTATCATCGGTGAAATCTCCTGGTCAGTCTATCGGGCTCTTAAAGTAAGGAAGTTAATGACTGATAAAAGGGAACTGATACGGTTTTTAAGCAATGCGTTAGCTTTTCCACAAGATGTCCAGTTTGCAAATCTCAAACCTGAAATCAGGAAAAATCCAGCCGCAGACTACCTTGCCGCTTGCACTGAACATGGACTTCAGGTGGACGCCAATACCTTCTCAAGATTCCTTTCCGAGGGAGTTGGCAAAGCCTACCACGATCTTCAAGCTACTGCAAATACAATGCCTATCATAGGTCTAATGGGTACATTCTCAGGCATCATTATTGGGATAATGCAAATCAATCTTGAATCCAATGAGGTTTCTAAGGCCCTTCAACCGCTGATCAATTCTGCGGGATTGGCTTTTATCAGTAGTTTATGCGCCCTTATCTGCGCGTCAATTCTCAAACTATTGGCCAACGAATGGAAAAAGGCCCTGGATGCCGATATTGAAAGGACGGAAAGAAACCTATTGGTCCATTATCTGCCCCAGGTTTCCAGCAATAATACAGACGAGATGTTTTCCAGGTCTGTCAGAAGATTAGAGAAAACTGTAAGGGGTTTCTCCACGACTTTCGAGAAAGTTACCGTCGATTTTATCGCGCAGTTTAAACCATTGGTTGAAGATCAAAGAGAGATAAATCAAAAAACATCTCAACATATCGACAGCGTTGCTTCGAAGCTTGAAGATAACGCTAAAGCCTTGAAAGAGGTCTCCGATAAACAAATTGAACAGGTTTATCTCTTCTCCTCTGTCGCTACCAGACTCTCAGAAGCCAGCGATTCCCTCCAAGCGAGCATGAAGCTGGCCAGCGACAACCTTGAGGGATTCGTAAAACTTGGTGATGAGATGCAGCAAAATATCAGCAAGATGCACGAACCTCTACAGGTAATCGTCTCATGCCAGAAGGAATCGGCGGAAACACTGAAGAATCTTTACAAAAACGTGGAATCATACGATACTAATGTGCAGGAGTATCTGAAGAGCCTGAACGCTAAGCTGAATATGTTTAATGTTGTTGGCAACAAGGTACACGAGGTCCGCAAGGATTTCGAGGACTTCTCCAAAATCCTGAATAACATACTTAAACAGATCACCGAACAGGCTCAGGACATTCATAAAGACCTAAGGGAAAGCTTCACCCTATATGACAGTAATCTCAGGACTCTTTTCACAGATGTCCTGGAGAATCGTAGAGACATTCACATGGCATACTACGATCCTGATGTCATTAAGAATCTTGACAAAGCATGCTCTGAAAACAAAGCCTTGCTTGATACCATGGAAAGGCATTTACATTCTTTGGGCACCACGACCGATAAGTTCATAGGTGTAATTGAGAAGCTCAGAGGTTGGGGTATATACCGGGTCAGGCGTGAAAAAGAAGAAAAACACCGCTTAGGAAGGTGATGGCTATGGCTTCCAAAGAACGACTGGATCTCAACTACTGGCCTAGCTTTGTAGATATCTTTGCGTCACTTTTCTTCATATTTCTTATCCTCTTTGCGGTTTACTATACAAACGAAGGAAAAAAAAACAAAGCTATAAGGCAGGATTGGGAAGAACTGGCCACACTTCTGAAGGAACACAAGAATCTGATAGATCTGGATACAGAAAGCATGAATTTTGTGATCAGGGATTCAGTCTTTTTCAACCACAACA
Above is a genomic segment from Candidatus Cloacimonadota bacterium containing:
- a CDS encoding toxic anion resistance protein: MSTPIVWILILGFIIGEISWSVYRALKVRKLMTDKRELIRFLSNALAFPQDVQFANLKPEIRKNPAADYLAACTEHGLQVDANTFSRFLSEGVGKAYHDLQATANTMPIIGLMGTFSGIIIGIMQINLESNEVSKALQPLINSAGLAFISSLCALICASILKLLANEWKKALDADIERTERNLLVHYLPQVSSNNTDEMFSRSVRRLEKTVRGFSTTFEKVTVDFIAQFKPLVEDQREINQKTSQHIDSVASKLEDNAKALKEVSDKQIEQVYLFSSVATRLSEASDSLQASMKLASDNLEGFVKLGDEMQQNISKMHEPLQVIVSCQKESAETLKNLYKNVESYDTNVQEYLKSLNAKLNMFNVVGNKVHEVRKDFEDFSKILNNILKQITEQAQDIHKDLRESFTLYDSNLRTLFTDVLENRRDIHMAYYDPDVIKNLDKACSENKALLDTMERHLHSLGTTTDKFIGVIEKLRGWGIYRVRREKEEKHRLGR